One window of Hymenobacter sp. BRD128 genomic DNA carries:
- a CDS encoding glycoside hydrolase family 43 protein: MLRTLAACRPALLLAAPLALAACQSQPTQTTSPPAAGTPATTATDSAGTKPKYLAKPLISSIYTADPSAHVFNGKIYIYPSHDIEAGIPENDKGDHFAMRDYHILSMDSVGGKVTDHGIALDIKNIPWAGRQLWAPDAAFKNGTYYLYFPVKDKQDVFRMGVATSPSPTGPFKADPAPIAGSYSIDPAVFTDTDGKAYMYFGGLWGGQLQRWKTGTYDANAPEKKPDGNEPAIGPRVAQLSADMKHFAGPVKEIKIVDEAGKPLLASDTKRRFFEGGWLHKYQGKYYFSYSTGDTHLLVYAVSDSPTGPFTYKGVIMNPVQGWTTHHSIVEFKGKWYIFYHDTELSNKTWLRNVKVTELKRTPDGSIVTINP, encoded by the coding sequence ATGCTCCGCACCCTTGCCGCTTGCCGGCCGGCCCTGCTGCTGGCCGCCCCGCTCGCCCTGGCCGCCTGCCAAAGCCAGCCCACCCAAACCACCAGCCCGCCCGCCGCCGGCACCCCGGCCACCACTGCTACTGACTCGGCCGGCACCAAGCCCAAGTACCTGGCCAAGCCGCTCATTAGCAGCATTTACACCGCCGACCCGTCGGCGCACGTCTTCAACGGCAAGATTTACATCTACCCCTCGCACGACATTGAGGCGGGTATTCCGGAAAATGACAAGGGCGACCACTTCGCCATGCGCGACTACCACATCCTGTCGATGGATAGCGTGGGCGGCAAGGTCACCGACCACGGCATAGCCTTGGATATCAAGAATATCCCCTGGGCCGGCCGCCAGCTGTGGGCGCCCGACGCGGCGTTTAAGAACGGCACCTACTACCTGTACTTTCCGGTGAAGGACAAGCAGGACGTGTTTCGCATGGGCGTGGCCACCAGCCCGTCGCCCACCGGTCCGTTCAAGGCCGACCCGGCGCCCATCGCGGGCAGCTATAGCATTGACCCGGCCGTGTTTACGGATACCGACGGCAAGGCCTACATGTACTTTGGTGGCCTCTGGGGCGGCCAGCTTCAGCGCTGGAAAACCGGTACTTACGACGCCAACGCCCCCGAGAAAAAGCCCGATGGCAACGAGCCCGCCATCGGCCCGCGCGTGGCCCAGCTCAGCGCCGACATGAAGCACTTTGCCGGCCCGGTCAAAGAAATTAAAATCGTGGATGAAGCCGGTAAGCCCCTGCTGGCCAGCGATACCAAGCGGCGCTTCTTCGAGGGCGGCTGGCTGCACAAGTACCAGGGCAAGTATTATTTCTCGTACTCGACCGGCGACACCCACCTGCTGGTGTACGCCGTGAGCGACTCGCCCACCGGCCCCTTTACCTACAAAGGGGTTATTATGAACCCCGTGCAGGGCTGGACCACTCACCACTCCATCGTCGAGTTTAAGGGCAAGTGGTACATTTTCTACCACGACACCGAACTCAGTAACAAGACCTGGCTGCGCAATGTGAAAGTGACCGAGCTTAAGCGTACCCCCGACGGCAGCATCGTCACAATTAATCCGTGA
- the pncA gene encoding bifunctional nicotinamidase/pyrazinamidase produces MTCLLLIDFQLDFLPGGALAVAEGDAILPLLNGLQPRFDLVVATQDWHPAGHRSFASTHPGHDLFSEIAWQGLPQRLWPDHCVQGSPGAQLHPGLSLDRVEAIFRKGTDPELDSYSAFFDNGHRRATGLSAYLRARGITQVFVAGLASDYCVYFSAKDARSEGFEVAVIEDASRGISAGSIAAAKADLLAQGVRFVQASEVLV; encoded by the coding sequence ATGACTTGCCTGCTGCTCATCGATTTTCAACTCGATTTCCTGCCCGGCGGGGCGCTAGCCGTGGCTGAAGGGGATGCCATTTTGCCGCTGCTCAACGGCTTGCAGCCGCGCTTCGACCTGGTGGTGGCAACGCAGGACTGGCACCCGGCCGGGCACCGCAGCTTTGCCAGCACCCACCCCGGCCACGACCTTTTCAGCGAAATAGCGTGGCAGGGCCTGCCCCAGCGCCTGTGGCCCGACCACTGCGTGCAGGGCTCGCCCGGCGCCCAGCTGCACCCCGGCCTGAGCCTCGACCGCGTGGAAGCCATCTTCCGCAAAGGCACTGACCCTGAGCTGGATAGCTACAGCGCCTTTTTTGACAACGGCCACCGCCGCGCCACCGGCCTGAGTGCCTACCTGCGGGCGCGTGGCATCACGCAGGTATTCGTGGCGGGACTAGCCAGCGATTACTGCGTGTATTTTTCGGCCAAGGACGCGCGCAGCGAAGGCTTTGAGGTAGCGGTGATTGAAGACGCTAGCCGCGGGATTTCAGCCGGAAGTATCGCCGCCGCCAAGGCCGACCTGCTGGCGCAGGGCGTGCGCTTTGTGCAGGCTAGCGAGGTGCTAGTTTAA
- a CDS encoding BLUF domain-containing protein: MKSEPGGCYSIVYISTAIADFREADLLQLLKQARGFNEQAGITGVLMYSGGRFIQVLEGCPAAVRRLFARIAADPRHGCLEKLADGRVPQREYKEWYMSFAPPPTAADWRQLPGYLTPPQLVLAGLGTATQPLLSEFLAASTEMVLV, encoded by the coding sequence ATGAAAAGTGAACCAGGGGGTTGTTACAGTATCGTCTACATCAGTACGGCCATTGCCGATTTTAGGGAGGCGGACTTGTTGCAACTGCTAAAGCAGGCGCGGGGTTTCAACGAGCAGGCCGGCATCACGGGCGTGCTTATGTACAGCGGCGGCCGCTTCATACAGGTGCTGGAAGGCTGCCCGGCGGCCGTGCGGCGCCTTTTTGCCCGCATCGCGGCCGACCCCCGCCACGGCTGCCTCGAAAAGCTGGCCGACGGCCGGGTGCCCCAGCGTGAGTATAAAGAGTGGTACATGAGCTTCGCACCCCCGCCCACCGCTGCCGATTGGCGGCAGCTACCTGGCTACCTCACCCCGCCTCAGCTCGTACTCGCGGGCCTGGGCACCGCCACGCAGCCGCTGCTCAGCGAGTTCCTGGCCGCCAGTACTGAAATGGTGCTAGTGTAG
- a CDS encoding 2'-5' RNA ligase family protein, with translation MSNFSPAPLILTLTLDEASQAFFDAQRKKYFPPKINYLNAHLTLFHALPGSEETAICAYLAEAAASQPAPLPLAVTGLKFMGRGVLYTLENPELPALHRRLQQRWQPWLSAQDQQGLRPHITVQNKVEPAVARTLLAELSAGFRPFTAQGTGLALWAYRGGPWERRQVFSFGSAQQLH, from the coding sequence GTGTCCAACTTCTCCCCTGCCCCACTCATTCTTACGCTCACCCTCGACGAGGCTAGCCAGGCCTTTTTCGATGCCCAGCGCAAAAAGTATTTTCCGCCCAAAATCAACTACCTCAACGCCCACCTCACGCTGTTTCATGCCCTGCCGGGCAGCGAGGAAACGGCTATTTGCGCCTACCTAGCCGAAGCAGCGGCTAGCCAGCCGGCGCCGCTGCCGCTAGCCGTAACGGGCCTGAAGTTTATGGGCCGGGGCGTGCTGTATACCCTCGAAAATCCTGAGTTGCCGGCCCTGCACCGGCGCCTGCAGCAACGGTGGCAGCCGTGGCTTTCGGCCCAGGACCAGCAGGGCCTGCGCCCCCACATTACGGTGCAAAATAAGGTGGAGCCCGCCGTAGCGCGAACCCTTCTAGCCGAGCTAAGCGCTGGCTTTCGGCCCTTCACCGCGCAGGGTACGGGGCTGGCACTGTGGGCCTACCGGGGTGGCCCCTGGGAGCGGCGGCAGGTATTCTCGTTTGGCTCAGCTCAGCAGCTACACTAG
- a CDS encoding spore photoproduct lyase family protein produces the protein MQTNLFLPVLNAPEIARPLALPEAAAPRTHGAKLWLPQRVLFTPDALQEAYGQQILARAQALNLPIERLKSNRLTGLRGADERATYRTAKTTLAVVNAPAGALRLQPTPPSADYQLNLAEGCPAHCQYCYLAGSLSGPPVVRAFANLPKLLANTQAYERAGRPVSFEASCYTDVLGIEHLTGALAEAVRYFASREGGRLRFVSKYDHVESLLGLPHHGHTRARASLNAEPLVRQLEGGTASIEARIQALRRLALPVAQGGGGYPIGVVLAPIMPLPDWQQHYGALLDRLQAALDFDCDLTVEFITHRFTPGSKEVLLGWYPNTSLDLDESTRAVKRNKFGGLKYVYDLPTMKELKAWFYSEWQRRFPHAPVQYWT, from the coding sequence ATGCAGACCAACCTCTTTTTGCCCGTTCTCAATGCGCCCGAAATAGCCCGGCCGCTAGCCCTCCCGGAGGCCGCTGCGCCGCGCACCCACGGTGCCAAGCTGTGGCTGCCGCAGCGCGTGCTGTTCACGCCCGATGCCTTGCAGGAAGCCTATGGCCAGCAGATTCTGGCCCGTGCCCAGGCCCTGAACTTGCCCATTGAGCGGCTGAAAAGCAACCGCCTTACCGGCCTGCGCGGCGCCGACGAGCGCGCCACCTACCGCACCGCCAAAACTACCCTGGCCGTGGTAAACGCGCCGGCCGGCGCACTGCGCCTCCAGCCCACGCCGCCCTCGGCCGACTACCAGCTCAACTTGGCCGAAGGCTGCCCGGCGCACTGCCAGTACTGCTACCTGGCCGGCAGCCTCAGCGGCCCGCCCGTGGTGCGCGCCTTCGCCAACCTGCCCAAGCTGCTCGCCAACACGCAGGCCTACGAGCGCGCCGGCCGCCCCGTGAGCTTCGAGGCTAGCTGCTACACCGACGTGCTGGGCATCGAGCACCTCACCGGCGCGCTGGCCGAAGCCGTGCGCTACTTCGCTAGCCGTGAGGGTGGCCGCCTGCGCTTCGTGAGCAAGTACGACCACGTGGAAAGCCTGCTGGGCCTGCCGCACCACGGCCACACCCGCGCCCGCGCCTCGCTCAATGCCGAGCCCCTGGTCCGGCAGCTCGAAGGCGGCACGGCCAGCATCGAGGCCCGCATTCAGGCGCTGCGGCGGCTGGCGCTGCCGGTGGCCCAAGGGGGCGGTGGCTACCCAATAGGCGTGGTGCTGGCGCCCATTATGCCCCTGCCCGACTGGCAGCAGCACTACGGCGCGCTGCTCGACCGCCTGCAAGCGGCCCTCGATTTCGACTGCGACCTCACCGTGGAGTTTATCACCCACCGCTTCACGCCCGGCTCGAAGGAAGTGCTGCTTGGTTGGTACCCCAACACGAGCCTCGACCTCGATGAAAGCACCCGCGCTGTGAAGCGCAACAAGTTCGGCGGCCTCAAGTACGTTTATGACCTGCCCACGATGAAGGAATTGAAAGCCTGGTTTTATAGCGAATGGCAGCGGCGCTTTCCGCACGCGCCGGTGCAGTACTGGACGTAG
- a CDS encoding alpha/beta fold hydrolase has product MEMNFIRRGTGKPLLLVHGIGGSWRSWQTILDGLAQEREVIAVDLPGFGDTPPLRGPVTIGTLADALTEFLRRHDLLGIDAAGSSMGARLVLELARRGGVLGAVVSLDPGGFWQGWEIPVFYHSVDLSTRLVRALQPAMPLLTGNAVTRTLLFAQFSAHPWQIPARAALDEMRSFAHAPSFDELLYNLAYGEVQQGAPKGSIPGSLVIGWGRQDKVCVPSQAPRALAKFPDARLYWFDHCGHFPQWDQPAEATRLILAATSGQPFQDSVVARHAPEQPKVPQAALVAGVAALVAAGAWLWLRKRQARG; this is encoded by the coding sequence ATGGAAATGAACTTCATCCGGCGCGGCACCGGTAAGCCGCTGCTGCTAGTACACGGCATTGGCGGCAGCTGGCGCTCGTGGCAAACTATTCTGGACGGGCTAGCTCAGGAGCGCGAGGTAATTGCCGTGGACCTGCCCGGCTTTGGCGACACGCCGCCGCTGCGTGGGCCGGTAACCATTGGTACCCTAGCCGACGCGCTCACCGAGTTTTTGCGTCGGCACGACCTGCTGGGCATCGACGCGGCAGGCAGCTCGATGGGCGCGCGCCTGGTGCTGGAGCTGGCCCGGCGCGGCGGCGTGCTGGGGGCGGTAGTGTCGCTCGACCCGGGCGGCTTCTGGCAGGGCTGGGAGATTCCGGTTTTCTACCACAGCGTGGACCTATCAACCAGGCTGGTGCGCGCCTTGCAGCCCGCCATGCCCTTGCTTACTGGCAATGCGGTGACGCGCACGCTGCTGTTTGCGCAGTTTTCGGCCCACCCGTGGCAGATTCCGGCCCGCGCGGCGCTGGATGAGATGCGCAGCTTTGCCCACGCGCCCTCCTTTGATGAGCTGCTCTATAACCTGGCCTATGGCGAGGTGCAGCAGGGTGCGCCCAAGGGCTCGATACCAGGCTCGCTGGTTATTGGCTGGGGGCGGCAGGATAAGGTATGCGTGCCCAGCCAGGCGCCGCGGGCCCTGGCGAAATTTCCCGACGCCCGCCTCTATTGGTTCGACCACTGCGGCCACTTCCCGCAGTGGGACCAGCCCGCCGAAGCTACTCGCCTTATTCTGGCAGCCACCAGCGGCCAGCCCTTCCAGGATAGCGTAGTGGCCCGGCACGCACCGGAGCAGCCAAAAGTGCCGCAGGCGGCCCTGGTGGCCGGCGTGGCCGCGCTGGTAGCCGCCGGCGCCTGGCTCTGGCTGCGAAAGCGACAGGCGCGGGGCTAG
- a CDS encoding cold-shock protein yields MQTGTVKFFNETKGFGFIKVDSTGEDVFVHVTDLVNEIRENDKVQFEIAQGKKGPNAVKVSLV; encoded by the coding sequence ATGCAGACAGGAACCGTAAAATTCTTCAACGAAACCAAAGGCTTCGGCTTCATCAAAGTAGACAGCACCGGCGAGGACGTATTCGTCCACGTAACCGACCTCGTGAACGAGATTCGCGAGAACGACAAAGTGCAGTTTGAAATCGCCCAGGGCAAAAAAGGCCCGAACGCCGTTAAAGTATCGCTGGTGTAG
- a CDS encoding DUF1624 domain-containing protein, whose translation MSQPATLPLPGPAAPSEAAARPRVLAIDVVRGLAMILMAIDHIREFWCATPVRPEDVAQAPAALFLTRWVTHFCAPTFVFLAGVSIFLYQQKQPSRSAVSRFLLTRGLWLVMLELVVINFLLQWGYPLLVLEVIWVLGWSMVLLAGAIWLPRWLLASLALVFLFGQHLLPTIQPVDTRHLGGALLYDSPFLVALHPVPVLAAYTILPWAAVMAAGYVAGPWFWAAPARRTRWLGLAGGAALLFFAGLRATNWYGDPSPWSVQPRGAGYTLLSFLNVTKYPPSLLFLGLTLGGALVLLAVAGRLPSRLSSWLSTYGRVPLFYFVLHFMLISGGAYAWTRLAFGHAINLSFAAVKDWPSAYHPSLPRLYVVWVCVVAIMYWPCRWYQGYKQRHSYWWLSYL comes from the coding sequence ATGAGCCAACCTGCTACTTTGCCATTGCCCGGCCCGGCGGCCCCTAGCGAGGCCGCGGCCCGCCCCCGCGTGCTGGCCATCGATGTGGTGCGCGGCCTGGCCATGATACTCATGGCCATCGACCACATTCGGGAGTTTTGGTGCGCCACGCCGGTGCGGCCCGAAGACGTAGCCCAGGCCCCGGCGGCGCTGTTTCTGACGCGCTGGGTTACCCATTTTTGTGCGCCCACGTTCGTGTTTCTGGCGGGCGTCAGTATTTTTTTATACCAGCAAAAGCAGCCTAGCCGGAGCGCGGTCAGCCGGTTTTTGCTCACGCGCGGGCTGTGGCTGGTCATGCTGGAGCTGGTGGTAATTAATTTTTTGCTGCAGTGGGGCTATCCGCTGCTGGTGCTCGAAGTAATCTGGGTGCTGGGCTGGAGCATGGTGCTGCTGGCGGGTGCCATTTGGCTGCCGCGCTGGCTGCTGGCTAGCCTGGCACTGGTCTTCCTTTTTGGGCAGCACCTGCTGCCCACCATTCAGCCCGTAGATACCCGCCACCTGGGCGGGGCCTTGCTCTACGATAGTCCGTTTTTAGTGGCGCTGCACCCCGTGCCGGTTTTGGCGGCCTACACCATCCTGCCCTGGGCGGCCGTGATGGCCGCCGGCTACGTGGCCGGGCCCTGGTTTTGGGCTGCGCCGGCCCGGCGCACGCGCTGGCTAGGCCTGGCGGGCGGGGCCGCGCTGCTGTTTTTTGCGGGCCTGCGCGCCACCAATTGGTACGGCGACCCCTCGCCGTGGAGCGTGCAGCCGCGCGGGGCCGGCTACACGCTGCTCTCGTTTCTGAACGTCACCAAATACCCGCCGTCGCTGCTGTTTCTGGGTCTCACGCTCGGCGGGGCGCTGGTGCTGCTGGCGGTGGCCGGCCGCCTGCCTAGCCGCCTCAGCAGTTGGCTGAGCACGTATGGGCGGGTGCCGCTCTTTTACTTTGTGCTGCATTTTATGCTGATTAGCGGCGGGGCGTATGCGTGGACGCGCTTGGCTTTTGGGCACGCCATCAACCTGTCGTTTGCCGCCGTAAAAGACTGGCCGTCCGCTTATCACCCCAGCCTGCCGCGCCTGTATGTGGTGTGGGTGTGCGTGGTGGCCATCATGTACTGGCCCTGCCGCTGGTACCAGGGCTACAAGCAGCGGCACTCGTACTGGTGGCTGTCGTATCTGTAA
- a CDS encoding PhzF family phenazine biosynthesis protein yields the protein MTIPIYQVDAFARRPFTGNPAAVCPLDEWLPDATMQQIAAENNLAETAFFVPLHGQAADFHLRWFTPTFEIDLCGHATLASAHVLWNERGYTKPEITFHSKSGLLKVRREADGKLVLDFPSRPPRPLALAEHPEVLLRSLGPGAATPLAVLASRDLVVEFAHADEVLALKPDFAALIDLGYIGLIATAPGTGGVDFVSRFFAPEVGVPEDPVTGSAHSTLIPFWAEKLGKTDLFARQESARGGELWCRLRGDRVDIGGYAVTFLRGDVQL from the coding sequence ATGACCATCCCGATTTACCAGGTTGATGCCTTTGCCCGCCGGCCTTTCACCGGCAACCCGGCCGCCGTGTGCCCGCTCGACGAGTGGCTGCCCGATGCCACCATGCAGCAGATAGCCGCCGAAAATAACCTGGCCGAAACGGCCTTTTTCGTGCCGCTGCACGGCCAGGCGGCCGATTTTCACTTGCGCTGGTTCACGCCCACTTTCGAGATTGACCTCTGTGGCCACGCCACCCTGGCCAGCGCCCACGTGCTCTGGAACGAGCGCGGCTATACCAAGCCCGAAATCACTTTCCACAGCAAAAGCGGCCTGCTGAAAGTGCGCCGCGAGGCCGATGGCAAGCTGGTGCTCGACTTTCCGAGCCGCCCGCCGCGCCCGCTGGCCCTGGCCGAGCACCCCGAGGTGCTGCTGCGCTCGCTCGGCCCCGGCGCGGCCACGCCGCTGGCCGTGCTGGCCTCGCGCGATTTGGTGGTCGAGTTTGCCCACGCCGACGAGGTGCTGGCCCTCAAGCCCGACTTCGCCGCGCTCATCGACCTAGGCTACATCGGCCTCATTGCCACGGCGCCGGGCACGGGCGGCGTCGATTTTGTGTCGCGCTTTTTTGCCCCCGAAGTGGGCGTGCCCGAAGACCCCGTTACCGGCTCGGCGCACAGCACGCTCATCCCGTTCTGGGCCGAGAAGCTGGGTAAAACCGACCTGTTTGCCCGCCAGGAGTCGGCGCGCGGCGGTGAGCTGTGGTGCCGCCTGCGCGGCGACCGCGTGGACATTGGTGGCTACGCCGTCACGTTTTTGCGCGGCGACGTGCAGCTATAG
- a CDS encoding LytTR family DNA-binding domain-containing protein — translation MPTTACLNCIIVDDNEINRLTLEHLVDLTPELKLVASLPGGLEALAFFRGGGRCDLILLDVEMPTLTGLELAKLLPRPAPAIVLVTTHRDFAVAAFELQVVDYLVKPVEFARFSQAIGKVQAQRPAVLPAAKIPEPAADLFVKVGTKTIKINFDEVLYIEALSTYSVIVTTAQKHIVYLTLKALIERLPFAHFVRVHRSYIVNMRRIEAIEDNMLKLGPYEVPVGKSYQDEFTRHLRSL, via the coding sequence ATGCCTACTACTGCCTGTCTCAACTGCATCATTGTTGACGATAATGAAATCAACCGGCTCACGCTCGAGCACCTCGTAGACCTGACGCCCGAGCTGAAGCTGGTGGCCTCGTTGCCGGGCGGGCTCGAAGCGCTGGCGTTTTTCCGGGGCGGCGGCCGCTGCGACCTCATCCTGCTCGATGTGGAGATGCCCACCCTCACGGGCCTCGAGCTAGCCAAGCTGCTGCCCCGGCCCGCGCCGGCCATTGTGCTGGTGACTACGCACCGCGACTTCGCCGTGGCGGCTTTTGAGCTGCAAGTGGTTGATTATCTAGTAAAACCAGTGGAGTTTGCACGGTTCAGCCAGGCCATCGGCAAGGTGCAGGCCCAGCGGCCGGCCGTGCTCCCCGCGGCCAAAATCCCTGAGCCGGCCGCCGACCTGTTCGTGAAAGTGGGCACCAAGACTATTAAAATCAACTTCGACGAGGTGCTCTACATTGAGGCTCTTTCGACGTATTCGGTGATAGTAACCACTGCCCAAAAGCACATCGTATACCTCACCCTCAAGGCCCTGATTGAGCGGCTGCCCTTCGCCCACTTCGTGCGGGTGCACCGCTCCTACATCGTAAATATGCGCCGCATCGAGGCCATCGAAGACAACATGCTCAAGCTGGGCCCCTACGAGGTGCCGGTAGGCAAGTCGTACCAGGATGAGTTTACCCGCCACCTACGCAGCTTGTGA